A genomic segment from Streptomyces sp. NBC_00459 encodes:
- a CDS encoding IS3 family transposase (programmed frameshift), whose amino-acid sequence MARPSPYPLELRKRAVRMVAEVRPEYDTEWSAMKAVAAKLGIGTTETLRKWVRQDQIDNGARPGTTTEESAQVKAMKKEIAELRRANEILKAAAKFLRGRARPATHALVAFIDEHKGRFGGVEPICRVLTQHGCKIAPSTYYACKKRQLAPSPRSVRDEGLKEQIKEVYEANYRVYGARKVWRQLNRQGQKVARCTVERLMREIGIAGAVRGKKVITTMPDPAAARAPDLLDREFVAPAPNRTWVADFTHVAAWAGVVYVAFIVDTFSRRIVGWSASLSKQTQLVLDALDMGLWQRDRDGRPPIPGELVHHSDAGSQYTSFRLAEHLDSVRIAASIGSVGDAYDNALMESTIGLFKTEVIKPQRPWKTLSHVELATAEWVDWYNHRRLHGEIGHIPPVEYEANFYRATTNLQVTANI is encoded by the exons ATGGCACGCCCTTCCCCTTACCCCCTTGAGCTGCGCAAACGTGCGGTCCGCATGGTCGCCGAGGTGCGGCCCGAGTACGACACCGAGTGGTCCGCGATGAAGGCGGTCGCCGCCAAGCTGGGGATCGGGACGACCGAGACGCTGCGCAAGTGGGTCCGCCAGGACCAGATCGACAACGGAGCCCGGCCGGGGACCACGACAGAGGAGTCCGCGCAGGTCAAGGCGATGAAGAAGGAAATCGCCGAACTCAGGCGGGCGAACGAGATCTTGAAGGCGGCGGCGA AGTTTCTTCGCGGCCGAGCTCGACCGGCCACACACGCGCTCGTAGCGTTCATCGACGAGCACAAGGGCCGCTTCGGCGGTGTCGAGCCGATCTGCCGCGTGCTCACCCAGCACGGCTGCAAGATCGCCCCTTCCACCTACTACGCCTGCAAGAAACGCCAGTTGGCGCCCTCGCCGCGGTCCGTGCGGGACGAGGGGCTCAAGGAACAGATCAAGGAGGTCTACGAGGCCAACTACCGTGTCTACGGTGCGAGGAAGGTCTGGCGCCAGCTGAACCGCCAGGGCCAGAAAGTGGCCCGCTGCACGGTCGAGCGTCTGATGCGCGAGATCGGCATCGCCGGCGCCGTCCGCGGCAAGAAGGTCATCACGACCATGCCGGACCCGGCGGCGGCCAGGGCCCCGGACCTGCTCGACCGCGAGTTCGTCGCACCGGCGCCGAACCGGACCTGGGTCGCCGACTTCACACACGTCGCCGCCTGGGCGGGCGTCGTCTATGTCGCCTTTATCGTGGACACCTTCTCCCGCCGCATCGTCGGCTGGTCCGCATCGCTGTCGAAACAGACCCAACTCGTCCTGGACGCCCTGGACATGGGCCTGTGGCAGCGCGACCGAGACGGTCGTCCACCCATCCCCGGCGAGTTGGTGCACCACTCCGATGCCGGGTCGCAATACACATCATTTCGCCTCGCCGAACACCTGGACTCGGTCCGGATCGCGGCCTCGATCGGGTCGGTTGGCGACGCTTACGACAACGCGCTCATGGAGTCGACGATCGGCCTGTTCAAGACCGAGGTCATAAAGCCGCAGCGGCCGTGGAAGACGCTGTCGCACGTCGAGCTCGCCACTGCCGAGTGGGTCGACTGGTACAACCACCGCCGACTCCACGGTGAGATCGGGCACATCCCACCCGTCGAATACGAAGCCAACTTCTACCGAGCAACCACGAATCTCCAGGTCACAGCCAACATCTGA
- a CDS encoding recombinase family protein: protein MVVRAPWERLEGKIQPRHLDRLAVVYVRQSTPQQVLDHAESTRLQYGLTQRAVDLGWAPSRVLVIDEDLGHSASGLVDRPGFQRLVSEVGLDHVGLVLGVEMSRLARSGREWHQLLELCALAGALLADPDGVYDPAGHNDRLLLGLKGTISEAELHLIKQRMWNGRIGKARRGELAVPLPVGYLRLADGQVVKDPDEQVQTVVRLVFDLFDELGLINGVLRFLVDHGIQMGIRTREGPEKGLLVWRRPSRIVIQNMLRHPAYAGIYVYGRSRTDPRRRVPGRPSTGRVRKPREDWLVYLPAVLPAYIGIEQYERNLARIEANRTRSLSMGALRDGPALLAGLIYCGRCGTRMTVHYQRGQGGKLWPKYECSRVKADYGGELCQQLAGACLDRYVTVLLLAAMAPAALEVSLAAAEQAQHRRQEVDRIWRQRLERADYAIDRARRQYQLAEPENRLVVRELERNWESTLTERQQLGEEYDRFAAARPRFLTAAEREQIRALAGDLPAVWRAPTTTDTDRKQLMRHLIENVRVSVVDDSERVTVQITWAGGHRTDGATVRPVGRLDQLSYFPQLAARARELAAAGQAAPVIATILNAEGFRPPKRREHFGAQGVRELLRELGCISRQEQTLRRNARPLGPDDWWPSDLAREIGMPRVTLFGWIKKGWVTAHQQDDRRRSWVIHADRTEVERLRRLHELPRGHGARQPWLYHQRMTIIQNKEGTQGDDDEPQV, encoded by the coding sequence GTGGTGGTGAGAGCTCCGTGGGAACGGCTTGAGGGCAAGATCCAGCCCCGGCATCTCGACCGTCTCGCGGTCGTCTATGTCCGTCAGTCGACTCCGCAGCAGGTCCTCGACCACGCGGAGTCGACCCGGCTGCAGTACGGACTCACCCAGCGTGCGGTCGACTTGGGGTGGGCGCCGTCCCGGGTCCTGGTGATCGACGAGGACCTTGGCCATTCGGCGTCCGGTCTGGTGGACAGGCCCGGCTTTCAGCGGCTGGTCTCCGAGGTCGGCCTGGACCACGTGGGCCTGGTCCTCGGCGTGGAGATGTCCCGGCTGGCACGAAGCGGCCGTGAATGGCACCAGCTGCTGGAACTGTGCGCCCTGGCCGGAGCCCTGCTCGCCGACCCGGACGGGGTCTATGACCCGGCCGGACACAACGACCGCCTGCTGCTCGGACTCAAGGGCACGATCAGCGAGGCCGAACTGCATCTGATCAAGCAGCGGATGTGGAACGGACGGATCGGCAAGGCCCGTCGCGGCGAGCTAGCGGTGCCCCTGCCGGTGGGCTATCTCCGGCTCGCGGACGGCCAGGTCGTCAAGGACCCGGACGAGCAGGTGCAGACCGTGGTCCGCCTGGTCTTCGACCTGTTCGACGAACTCGGTCTCATCAACGGGGTGCTGCGGTTCCTGGTCGATCACGGCATCCAGATGGGCATCCGCACCCGCGAAGGGCCGGAGAAGGGGCTGCTGGTGTGGCGACGGCCCAGCCGGATCGTGATCCAGAACATGCTCCGGCATCCGGCCTATGCGGGGATCTATGTCTATGGCCGCAGCCGCACCGACCCCCGCCGCCGGGTGCCGGGCCGCCCGAGCACCGGCCGGGTCCGCAAGCCGCGCGAGGACTGGCTGGTGTACCTGCCCGCAGTTCTGCCCGCCTATATCGGCATTGAACAGTACGAACGCAACCTGGCCCGGATCGAGGCGAACCGGACCCGCTCACTGAGCATGGGTGCCCTGCGCGACGGGCCGGCGCTGCTGGCCGGGCTGATCTACTGCGGCCGCTGCGGAACCCGCATGACCGTCCACTACCAACGCGGCCAGGGCGGCAAGCTATGGCCGAAGTACGAGTGCAGCCGCGTCAAGGCCGACTACGGAGGCGAGTTGTGCCAGCAGTTGGCCGGTGCCTGTCTCGACCGCTATGTCACCGTTCTGCTGCTGGCCGCGATGGCACCGGCCGCTCTGGAAGTGTCGCTGGCCGCGGCCGAGCAGGCCCAGCACCGGCGCCAGGAAGTGGACCGGATCTGGCGTCAGCGCCTGGAACGCGCGGACTATGCCATCGACCGGGCCCGGCGTCAGTACCAGCTCGCCGAACCCGAAAACCGCCTGGTCGTCCGCGAACTCGAGCGTAACTGGGAGTCCACGCTGACCGAGCGGCAGCAACTCGGCGAGGAGTACGACCGCTTCGCCGCGGCCCGGCCCCGCTTCCTCACGGCAGCCGAGCGCGAGCAGATCCGTGCCCTGGCCGGCGACCTCCCGGCGGTGTGGCGGGCGCCCACCACCACGGACACGGACCGCAAACAGCTGATGCGGCACCTGATCGAGAACGTCCGCGTGAGCGTGGTCGACGACAGCGAACGCGTCACCGTCCAGATCACCTGGGCCGGAGGCCACCGCACCGACGGCGCGACCGTCCGCCCAGTCGGCCGCCTGGACCAACTCAGCTACTTCCCCCAACTCGCCGCCCGGGCCCGGGAGCTGGCCGCCGCCGGACAGGCCGCCCCCGTCATCGCGACAATCCTGAACGCCGAAGGCTTCCGCCCGCCCAAACGCCGCGAGCACTTCGGCGCTCAAGGCGTCCGCGAACTACTGCGCGAACTGGGCTGTATCAGCCGGCAGGAACAGACCCTCCGCCGAAACGCCCGGCCCCTCGGCCCCGACGACTGGTGGCCCAGCGATCTCGCCCGCGAGATCGGCATGCCCCGCGTCACGCTCTTCGGCTGGATCAAGAAGGGCTGGGTCACCGCCCATCAGCAGGACGACCGGCGCCGGTCCTGGGTGATCCACGCCGACCGCACCGAAGTTGAACGCCTCCGCCGCCTGCATGAACTGCCACGGGGCCACGGAGCTCGCCAACCCTGGCTGTACCACCAGCGGATGACGATAATCCAGAACAAGGAAGGAACCCAAGGCGATGACGACGAACCGCAGGTATGA
- a CDS encoding e9imm peptide, which produces MSRAEAVALVQRVMDAGCASDDEVAGWLDRLDRTLACPSGHVSGLIFWPPERDLSANEVVDQALAYRPIAL; this is translated from the coding sequence ATGAGCCGCGCGGAGGCAGTCGCGCTGGTGCAGCGCGTCATGGATGCGGGCTGCGCCTCCGATGACGAGGTGGCCGGTTGGCTGGACAGGCTCGACAGAACCCTGGCTTGCCCGTCTGGGCACGTCAGTGGCTTGATCTTCTGGCCGCCGGAGCGGGACCTTTCGGCTAATGAGGTGGTCGATCAGGCCCTGGCATATCGGCCGATCGCTTTGTGA